A single genomic interval of Chloroflexota bacterium harbors:
- the trpD gene encoding anthranilate phosphoribosyltransferase, whose amino-acid sequence MAAPSVSDLVELVKKLRQTGPHVEAVGPVLDTTGTGGDGFKTINISTLAALVAAAAGVRVAKQNRPAISSDCGSTELLRELGVAYDLPPEAAAACLRETGICFLYAPQYHPDVVNDGSGAGRTLPDLMTPIANPAGANYYLVGVADADLAAKTAEVLRDLGTPHSLVIHGDDGMDEITCTKTTTIHEVRNGRVNTWTLDPTAYGYLRAPRHAILGGDAVENALITRVFLTGRKSLYRQYVELNSAAALYAADRVPSLDAGIALAQETIDSGAVAKKLEQVVEISQKLRQSAEARASSMRA is encoded by the coding sequence ATGGCAGCTCCGTCCGTTTCCGATCTGGTGGAACTGGTCAAAAAGCTGCGCCAGACGGGGCCTCACGTCGAGGCCGTTGGCCCGGTCCTCGACACCACGGGCACCGGTGGCGACGGCTTCAAGACCATCAACATCTCGACACTGGCGGCGCTCGTCGCCGCCGCCGCGGGCGTCCGTGTGGCCAAGCAGAACCGCCCGGCCATCAGCAGCGACTGCGGCAGCACGGAGCTCCTGCGCGAGCTTGGTGTGGCGTACGACCTGCCGCCGGAAGCGGCCGCCGCGTGCCTCCGGGAGACGGGAATCTGCTTCCTGTACGCGCCGCAATATCACCCTGACGTCGTGAACGACGGATCCGGCGCCGGCAGAACTCTCCCCGATCTCATGACGCCCATCGCCAACCCGGCCGGTGCCAACTATTATCTCGTCGGTGTGGCCGACGCCGATCTGGCCGCCAAGACCGCTGAAGTGCTGCGTGATCTCGGCACCCCCCACTCCCTGGTGATCCACGGCGACGATGGGATGGACGAGATCACCTGCACGAAGACCACGACGATTCACGAGGTCAGAAATGGCCGGGTCAACACCTGGACCCTCGATCCGACAGCCTATGGCTATCTCCGCGCGCCGCGGCACGCGATTCTTGGCGGTGACGCGGTCGAAAACGCGTTGATCACCCGAGTGTTCCTCACCGGACGCAAGAGCCTGTATCGGCAATATGTGGAACTGAACTCCGCGGCTGCGCTCTACGCGGCCGACCGTGTCCCATCGCTCGACGCCGGGATCGCCCTGGCCCAGGAGACCATCGATAGCGGCGCGGTCGCGAAGAAGCTCGAACAGGTCGTGGAAATCTCGCAGAAGCTCAGGCAATCCGCGGAAGCTCGGGCGTCGTCGATGAGGGCGTAG